A region of Hyla sarda isolate aHylSar1 unplaced genomic scaffold, aHylSar1.hap1 scaffold_1396, whole genome shotgun sequence DNA encodes the following proteins:
- the LOC130306731 gene encoding adenosine receptor A3-like: MLQNVSSTLNCSLCGTSLLGDTVKISLMILLIVTITVGNVVSLLVFLRTKQLRTSQGFLKTSLALADLAVGVLVVPYSVYMELSRIVYGLETLEGTSPSTLTSQVPCFIMGLIFASCTFVSISTIFLLSVERSIAVLKPLHKQIVITRKRTGCLIVFSWIFSFMLAMVPMIFSPNISLEYNLCSKMCNYVVTAMQPQDPALNIMLIFPVFDFSLLGGTFAINFVTFAAIRQYCKVRKQLEVEVQSTCSKVSFSDIAAAKTIGILTFAFSASFSPIAVFVVGNVLGYVWCEFSFYAFWILTSNSCWNVVIYSVRDLRFRQGVRELFSRQQESKSPNHQPRPPCPVKEDTSSPCVAVLKEIFRPETA; the protein is encoded by the coding sequence ATGCTCCAGAACGTTTCTTCCACTCTGAATTGCAGCCTCTGCGGCACAAGTCTACTGGGAGACACGGTGAAGATTTCTCTCATGATTTTACTCATCGTCACCATCACGGTCGGCAATGTGGTGAGTCTCTTAGTCTTCTTGAGGACCAAGCAGCTCCGGACGTCTCAGGGCTTCCTGAAAACTTCTCTGGCTCTGGCAGACCTGGCGGTCGGAGTGTTGGTTGTGCCTTATTCCGTATACATGGAACTTAGCCGGATTGTTTACGGGCTGGAAACACTTGAAGGAACATCTCCGTCCACTTTGACCTCGCAGGTACCGTGTTTCATCATGGGACTTATTTTTGCCAGTTGCACTTTTGTCTCCATCTCCACCATCTTCTTGCTGTCGGTAGAGCGGAGCATAGCCGTACTGAAGCCGCTCCACAAGCAGATTGTGATCACCAGGAAGAGAACAGGGTGTCTCATTGTCTTCTCCTGGATCTTCAGCTTCATGCTCGCTATGGTGCCCATGATCTTCAGCCCAAACATATCTCTGGAATACAATTTGTGCAGCAAAATGTGCAACTACGTGGTCACCGCCATGCAACCCCAGGACCCTGCCCTTAATATAATGCTCATCtttccggtttttgacttttcaCTGTTGGGCGGCActtttgccataaattttgtcACCTTTGCGGCCATTCGGCAGTACTGTAAGGTGAGGAAGCAGCTGGAGGTGGAGGTCCAGAGCACCTGCAGCAAGGTGTCCTTCTCAGACATCGCCGCCGCCAAAACCATCGGCATCCTCACGTTCGCCTTCTCTGCCTCCTTCAGCCCCATCGCCGTCTTCGTGGTGGGCAACGTCCTGGGCTACGTCTGGTGCGAATTCTCTTTCTACGCCTTCTGGATCCTCACCTCCAACAGTTGCTGGAACGTCGTCATCTACAGCGTCCGGGACTTGAGGTTCAGACAAGGTGTCCGGGAACTTTTCAGCAGACAACAAGAGTCCAAGTCACCGAACCACCAGCCGAGACCCCCGTGCCCGGTGAAGGAGGACACCTCCTCTCCATGCGTAGCTGTCCTCAAAGAGATCTTCCGGCCAGAAACTGCTTGA